The Tripterygium wilfordii isolate XIE 37 chromosome 18, ASM1340144v1, whole genome shotgun sequence nucleotide sequence GGGTCCCCAAAGCGGGACCACTTTGAGGCACCGTTGTGCCAAACAGCATGATTTTGAGGGCGGTATTAGGGCGGTACTGCCCTAATACCGCTCTCAAATCATAAGCTCCAAAATGGAGCTTGTAACCgccctcactttttttttttatttttttatgcgGGCCCCACGTATTTTAAAGTTAAACTTTccctttttaaataaaaaaatatgctcGGACCCACATGAATATTACTAATAAACCCCAACTAATATAAATTTAGACTTAATAAAttagatttataattataaatatatattaataattataataatatatatttttaatttgacattttcttgcatgtatatatgcagTATCtattatattacaaatttatttaaatattaaactaaagtaattattattttaacttcataaagtatatttataaattaataatcattgtttatttattaaatttataattaactttttcttgaaataaaaaaattaaaatgaaaaaatataaacaaaatatatttacccAACCTAACCGCTAACAACAATTAACAActctaccaaacacctcacagctttaagcttagCTTTTTTTCCACACCTTAAccgttagcgttgaaaatcaacacaaccgctctaccaaacggagtcATGCTTGTATATGATGACCGTATCTGCgttactatttttatttttattttgaagggATAATACCCTGAAATTCATTTCTCAAAGAACCAACAAGAGAATACTGGTCCAGTTAATTATTTCCAAAATAATTTGGTTTCCCTCTAATAGGAGTCCCCACATTGCAACAATGAACAAATCAACTaaaacattattatttttaataaaatttatcttttgtacaaaaTATATTCCATGGTATAATATGACCATCGAATCATAtataggggaaaaaaatacagaaaaactaaaatatttcattttgcTTTATTACTAAGGATTTGTTAAAGCTTTGTGTGAATTCTctgttggtatatatatatgtgttgtatCATTGTGTGTTGAGCTggtaatatttttctttttctaaaattatttaagaaaaaaaaatactgcaCGTAAACTTTATTAAAGACAAATGTACGATAGACCAACACAATGTCTATAGATTGTCTGTCTGAAGATGTTAGcactattcaaaaaaaatcaacaaaaccgAAACCGACCAAAACCAAACTGATTGgtcggtttttttttcttaaaaaattaacatatttctccactaaaaattaaacccaaaaaaaaaacgatcAAACCGACCGCTTGATCGGTTTAATTATtgcaaaaaatagaaaaatatctATCAAAACCGACCACGAACATATTATACGTGAAGATGTACTAGGTAGGTAGCTAGCAAACAGAATATAACATAATAATGAGTAAACCATTTTTTGTGTGAGGGCAGAGAATTAATTAGACAAGTTacataaagaagaaaaatgcgCCAGTTTTTTGACATTTCATGGTCAGCCTGTTCTTCAATTTGGACCCGCCTGTCTGGTTGTGTTCCACCATTTCCATGACATTCATTCCatcttttgttttcaaaagGTCAAGATCACGTGTCGTTTCCAATGACTACACTTTGAATTCAATAGTAGTGGTCCATTTGATATATAGAGGCTTCTGATTTGGTTGTTCATATTATAATCACAAATTCATAATCATCATAATTATCATAATTATTTAGTTTTGAGTAAGTCTAATTTCGTGATCAATTTGCATTTGTATATTATACAAAATGTGACACAAACATGAATTAGCCAAGTTAATTAATGATACTGTATTTTTCACATGACATTATTTGCCATTGAAGTTTTCTTAGGcttattagtttattattttatttaaataactATTTATTAGGTTAGGAATTAAGagtattttaaataattattaatttagtttctaataatttattttattttaattgtaagaattaatttattgaattaGGATTATTCTAAACAATAATTAGATAAAGCTTGGGTTTAGGGGCAGAGTCAACGGAAAATTTGTTAGAGCTATTTACAATGGTACAACTCATTGAAATAACATATTGATATTTGGTCTCgtaaaacaaccaaaaaaattaatattaagttGATGAAAACTAAATACTATGTACAAGATAAAATAATATCTATTGAAATTATGCTCGACAAGAATTCCAATGAATATAAATAATCTATTATCTGGCATAATTAATTCTCTTTGATTCATGGTTgggcaaaaaaaaatctttgattcATATTGATTGAGTTTTGAAAGACTCCTTGCTTTTTCTGTACTACCTTCGCTCGAGTCTAAAATTATTGGCCTTGtggagaaaaatatatattgaagttACTCACATGTACGCACAGCTAAGGATGTTATTCTTCCGTATGAAATGATAGGGACAAGATAGTTCCAACTGATAACCTAGGCAGTTCCAACTGCTCCAATATCAAAGGAGGTGGCGGCTCGGACGATAGTTATTGCAAGAGGTTATCTAGCCTCCATACTATAAATACATTATGTATCATTCAGACGAGGGAGAGAGACACACATTCACTTCTTTAATAAAATATCAGATCTCCGTGAACTATGAAAGTTGTCAAACCACATATATTCTtgtgtcttttttattttatacgttCTTTCTACATTACTTTTCCTTCGGTGTAAAAATTACATCGACATGCCTATTGATACTAGGCTAGCCAGGGTCAAAAGGAACACTCAAATTAATAAGCTTTAATTATATCGGCCTATGAGTCTATGGCATCCCTTATATAATGTCACGCCTAATGATAATGTATTCATTATGCATTCCACATTTTGTTTGGACACTAATTTACTGGCTTGGTCTAGAGAGTTTGTCATCACTCATCACATGAATAACCTCTTCGTTGGATTGATTCACatgctctcttcttttttttattgttccaCATGCTTTGACTTGACATGCAAAATTCATGTTATACTTTTCAAGATATTAGGGACACTTAACATGATGTgttaaaaaaaagggaaaaaaaaaaatcagccatGTGCAAGCCAATCCCTGGCTCCTCCCTCGTCTGATATTCTACCACATGTTTTAAACTGACAAGGACCCAAAAGTTTAAAGCTTTATGTTTTTGCCCTGCTGGACCCTTCAGTTCAAAACTAAAGGGAGAAAATAACTATACTTTAACTATAAAACCTGATGCGTAGAATGCTAATGTGGTTTGCCAATAAAACCAGAGGCAGAATAACCTTACAGCACCCTGATTTTGATATACAGGTGTAACCTTCCTTCAGGTTCCTTGACATGAAGCATTGAATTCAACACACATGTCAAGGTCACAATGTATGCAGATCATCATCAGAGACTGAATCCATGAAGAATCAATCAACAACTCTCAAAGAACTTTCAAACCCTGCATCAAGCCTAGTGAACATTTGTTTAATAGTAACGTAGGATCTAGGAAAATCTTTTttataagcttttttttttccatgttccTTAACATGAAGCATTGAATTCAACAAACAACTCCATGTCGTAATATGGGTAGGCATAATCAGAGTCTGAAAGCAGGAAGAATCGACTACTCAGAGaactttcaaattttcaaaccgTGCAGCAAGAGAAAAATGTTCCAACAATTTATCCCACGTTTGTATTGAACATTTATTTAATAGTATTGTGGGATATAGGAAAGTTCCTGTGCCTCCATGCATGACCGCTGTCGCAGACTGCAAGCCAATTtcaaaaccatgagaaaacaaCACTATCAAGCCAGCTTGATAGTGTGACTAACAATGAAAATGTTATGGAGACCATAGCATAATACTGCTCTTCAATGCAGAACATCTTCAGAGATGTGACCCTGGAAACAGCTCATTCTCTTTAATAGGAAAACCAGGATCGTGCTTAAGGAAAAAAGATCCAAGAAATCTCCATATAACAGGCATTGTTAGATATCTGTGTAGGATACAACTTGCTTGCACATAAAGGAGGCATATGATGACACGCAATTGCCTTGCTGCTTGATTAAATTAAGGCAGTGAACTTCACAGTCCACATTTGCATGCTTGCCCCGCTCAGTTTGAAGCACCCAAACTCCAGGAGGTAGATGAAATGAAACAAAGGACCATATTTACTTTCATGTTCATCTAATTATCTTCCTCATTCATTTCACAACTGATCTGTTTCTCTTACTCCCCGCAAGTTAAAAACTGTGGGAAGTTAAAAATAGAATGGCACTTGTTTGGATAATTGCTTACTGACTAGCCCTCCCAAAGAAGTGTTCTATTTGCAAACTACCTGATCTAGCCCCATATTTGCTCCTCTTTGCATATACTGAAGACTCCTTATCCTGCGTGAAAGGTTTACATGCTCAATTTCAAAGAGAATAATATGTAGAATCCTAGATTAAATGGAATAACGGACAATAAAATGAatagaagaaaatcaaacaagACTGGTTCACAATGGCAATGACATCAATTGGTAAAACAAATATATAGTTCAATTTTCAATACTCTTCCACAAGGTGATTGAAATACCatagttttttttaaagaaaatactGTATGTCATTTACAGGGTAGTctaaataaaaacacacaacTGACACAAGTTATGTCATTTATAGGATATTCTacataaaaacacacaaataatGAACACATATGGATGGGAAATAGTAAAAGATATTCCCCAATAAAATGTGCTCTATTCCTCTAAGCATCTGATCTTAACAACATGGCTGTTTTTGCAAAAGGAATGGATTATACATTGATTTCAACAGCCTCAAGCATTTTTCACATATGTGAGATATCCCCCAGCCTATCAAAAAATGTTCCAAAAAATCTCTTTTACTGATTTCAAAGGATCCTCTATGTATGAACATAGTTGGCACATTCAAAAATTGAAGACACTGTTAGCACTAGCTAACTGATTAGGGATAAGGGCAGCAGACAAacttctcattattttgatACATGGCATAAAATTTTCAGTGTAGAGTCTATAGACCATCACTCACCGATGAGAAATGATTTTGAGATCTCAAAACTTTGACTTGGCCTCCTCTCCCATCAGCTCCAACAGCAATCAAGTCACCACTTGTATTCTTAGTCTGCATGGCCGTAGATCCATTGCTTTGGCTACGCTTGCACCACTTTCCTAGATATCGGCTTGTTCCATCAGGACCCAACAATCCCCCAGAAAAACATACATCTCCTGGAATTTAAACAAAGAGGGAAAGAATTTTTTTAAGCACAGGGTGCATATCTAAAGTACAAAAGAAACTCTTTATGTGCAAATTTGAGTAAGTTTACAAAGTTTGGATCCATATGCTACTAAAATCATAGATATTAGCTCAAGTGCATTAGAATATATTACCTGGTTTTGTTAGCAAAGGGGATGGGGACTCTTTTGTAATATTCGCCGTTGGTTGAACTTGTGTAGTGTGACAGAAGAGCACAGTGATATCCTCATCCATGGCAGCACCAGGGTTGAAACTTGTATTGCAACTGACCTGGGTTCCTGAGCCAGTAAGCCCAGTATGTTTACTGGGTTCATGCATTGTAACTTCTCTGTCAATACCTATTGGCGCCTTTGGACTTGACAAATGAGACTTGCCCATGATATCCTCACTGGTAATATGTTTGGAACAAGGATTTGAATGTCGATGCACAATTGTAGAAGCATCCTCATCTATTAAAATGAAAGAACCACTTTCTGTATAGAGAGGTTTCTTACTTTCTTGATCTGCAGGACACTCTGGAACCACATTGATAGTGGTACTGAATTTATCCTTTTTCCTAGAACATGATTGATCGCCAATTGAGTTTCCATTCTGAACCAAATCAGCTTTGACTGTAGAAAGTTGTTCAATTTGATCTTCGGATGAAATTTTGGAATGGACACTGCCACCATTTAGAATCACCCTGTTGCGGCCAGCTCTCTTTGAAGCTTTTAAAGCCCTCAAAACTTCATTATCTTTTGCCTCAACAGCTGCCTCCAGCTCTTGTATTCTAGCCTGATAATAATgacaaaacaaacagaaacatGGAAAAGGTTCTTCTAAGCCAAAATAGAGAGGAGTTCCATGTCGAAAATTTTAAGCAGTTCGATGAGAACTTACCTTCAacttcaacaaagaaaaaagagttaTTATTGTCCAAACTTGGAAGGCATTGCGTAATGAAACTTTAACGCAGGTCATTGACAACTTACCTTCAGTTTATTAATTTTCTCTTTCGATTTCTCAAGCTTTCTACCAGAACGAGCTTCACATCTTCCGAGTGTATTGCACTTGGCCATTAGTTCTTTATAACTCCTATAAATGGGACAAATATGTGCAATCAGGATTTTTATAAACTACTTCTACCAGAAGTAAAGAAAAGAGATGCAAAGTATAATAGCGTCAACTACTGAAAAAGCAAGGGGCCATTGTTTGGTACCATGGTAAACTCTTGGGCTGGTGACCTTATGGAAACATATACAAAGTTTGAGAGTAGCAACTCTATGAAAAAATGCACTAAAATTATTCCCAAATAGCTTAGGACTAGACTTACGATTAACAAGTAATGCCCTGGTTGGAAAAGCTAAAGAAGACTGAAATTACAATCATTGTGAAAAGAAATAGCATCGATGCATAGGTTCATGCACTCGGCCAAATGCTCCCCAGATAGAGAAttattacacttttttttttgataaattatagGGGGATATTctcaaaaaaatttaggaaaGTGGGAATCAAACCTTGCACCTCATGCAATTTGTAAGGAGCTGAGAACCACTAGGCCACAAGAACTTCTAACAAAATTAATGCCCTTCTAAGCACAAACTTGCAATCACTCTTTGAAAAGTATTACAGGAAATGGTATTAAAACCTCCAATGTACACAAGCTCCCATAGCTCAATATGAATTAATTGGTAATATTTAAGTAGGgcatgaaaactaaatagatgGAAGGAATAAGAGGTTACTACAGAAGATGGAGTGATACATGAAAAAAGGGTCAGGTTCTTTATAATTCTTACATTGTTTTGTTGCTGTACATCAGTTTCCAATTTACAAGAGGGGGGAAAGACATGCTTTGTGCAACACTGATCTCTAACATGTATGGGTAAAAGGCAACACTAATTAAGAAATGATGGCTGCCCCTAATTGAGGTTGAATGTTGACCTTATAAAGACAACTCAATCACCCAAAAATAAGACTCCAGAAAACTTAAACTTGTGCACAAAATGGATGAACAATTAACGAAGAGTTCTTATACATCAGATAAACTATACAAAATGATTGAAGATCAATAACATTAAACAACAGTAATAATGTACCCTAGAGAAAGTAAACttggaaaataaaacaaaaatattacttcAATAATCATTATGGAGGAAAGGGATGATAAAAGgcaacaagaacactaaaaattatTCTATGGCCGCACAAAGAACACTGGAGAATCGACATGTACCATAGCAAGGAAACTACTTATATGAAACCAAAGGAAGAGtgcacaccaaaaaaaaaagtaaaaaactttcTCGCTTGTAATATGCAAAAGATTCTGAGATAGATTCGACTAGTTTTACTTCTCTATCATCTATTGCCAGCGGTTTCATAATTGTAAAATTCAGATAGGAATTGAATGCATGCCTACAAAACGAAGGGTTCACTCCATACGTTCATGCATATGTACATGGAAGTTCATATAGATATTTACTTGTTTCGAACAACTAGGGACTTTCTCAGAACATCTACAGTATCTTTGTGATTGGCCTCATTACCAAGAGAGGCGAACTTCAAAATATCATCCTCCTCCAGGTTCAAATCGGATACCCTGAAAAGTTAATCATAGATGTAGTTTAGCAGCAAAATAGAGCAATCCAGACAACAAAACATTACAATTGCACCCACAATTTGAGAGCCGCAAGCTCTTTGGCTAAGGCCATATTCCTCTCTTGTAGCCTCAAGCTATCCATAGCCATTTTCTCCAAGTCCTAGAACATCATTGAAATTAtggttaaatattttaataaaccTGTAGGGTGGAAAGGAAATTATATCTTCATGATAAAAAGGATAATAGTTCACCTCGGATTTTGAATTCAGCAGCTTTTGAATATACGCTTTTTGTTTCACAGCTTCATTTCTTAATGTCACTTCTTTCATCAAGTTCTCCTTGTAAATACACAGctgaaaaaaattaaagggtTAGACCCACTACAAAACGATGAAAGCAAGCCTCTTCCTTAGGACTTGAATCAGGACAAGGTTTGAGTCCCCTCccatagtaataataataataaagaaaacatgACTTACAAAAAACACATAACGTCCATGAAATTATCTAAAATATAAACGCGAATGTGTATCATATTGCCCCAGATAAGATGTCCTAGAGTAATTAAAAATCAATCGCccatttcttcaaaattttcagcaaatataaaattgttttgaaattgAGAGGCTTAAATTTTGCAAGActtgaaagaagagagaggaagtttcatttatcaaaaaaagaactTACTTACAAAGTAAGTCGC carries:
- the LOC119983643 gene encoding uncharacterized protein LOC119983643, whose product is MVTNNNNSGFNKTICSICYEDLKPIVEDLQAISICGHVFHELCLQQWFEYSSSAKRCSCPVCKQTCSTSNAARLYFQSLGDQNDSTMLHKRIDGEEDPEVLREQLKRLEAKASALTSTLEHQEKGLKEVNEELCIYKENLMKEVTLRNEAVKQKAYIQKLLNSKSEDLEKMAMDSLRLQERNMALAKELAALKLVSDLNLEEDDILKFASLGNEANHKDTVDVLRKSLVVRNKSYKELMAKCNTLGRCEARSGRKLEKSKEKINKLKARIQELEAAVEAKDNEVLRALKASKRAGRNRVILNGGSVHSKISSEDQIEQLSTVKADLVQNGNSIGDQSCSRKKDKFSTTINVVPECPADQESKKPLYTESGSFILIDEDASTIVHRHSNPCSKHITSEDIMGKSHLSSPKAPIGIDREVTMHEPSKHTGLTGSGTQVSCNTSFNPGAAMDEDITVLFCHTTQVQPTANITKESPSPLLTKPGDVCFSGGLLGPDGTSRYLGKWCKRSQSNGSTAMQTKNTSGDLIAVGADGRGGQVKVLRSQNHFSSDKESSVYAKRSKYGARSGSLQIEHFFGRASQ